A region from the Mercenaria mercenaria strain notata chromosome 7, MADL_Memer_1, whole genome shotgun sequence genome encodes:
- the LOC128558206 gene encoding neuronal PAS domain-containing protein 4-like — MCLPTVCCLPDSMCLPDSMCLPGSMCLPDSMCLPDSMCLPDSMCLPDSMCLPDSMCLPDSMCLPGSMCLPDSMCLPDSMCLPGSMCLPDSMCLPGSMCLPDSMCLPDSMCLPDSMCLPDSMCSSIQRNLCEYVTETTCMVGMT; from the coding sequence ATGTGCTTGCCGACAGTATGTTGCTTGCCGGACAGTATGTGCTTGCCGGACAGTATGTGCTTGCCTGGCAGTATGTGCTTGCCGGACAGTATGTGCTTGCCGGACAGTATGTGCTTGCCTGACAGTATGTGCTTGCCTGACAGTATGTGCTTGCCTGACAGTATGTGCTTGCCTGACAGTATGTGCTTGCCTGGCAGTATGTGCTTGCCGGACAGTATGTGCTTGCCGGACAGTATGTGCTTGCCTGGCAGTATGTGCTTGCCGGACAGTATGTGCTTGCCTGGCAGTATGTGCTTGCCTGACAGTATGTGCTTGCCTGACAGTATGTGCTTGCCTGACAGTATGTGCTTGCCTGACAGTATGTGTTCTTCAATACAGAGAAATTTGTGTGAATATGTGACTGAAACAACCTGTATGGTTGGAATGACTTGA